The Virgibacillus siamensis sequence CAAACTTTTTGCCATTTTACTATATCTGTGTTGGTTTTCCCTCGCCTCTTCCAATTCCCGGTCCAAATGCTTAATCGTAAGCTGAATATACTTCTGCTGCTGATCAAAGTCGTGCTGCCCAAGCGTTTGGCCGAATTGTTTCAATATTTCTCCCTCATTCCCGCCTAAAGAAGAAACATATAAAAGTTCATTCAGACAATAATTCCAATCACTATGCAAATCCGGATTTTTTCCCTCCAGCGACGCACCGGATTGATCAAAAAAATTGCCAACCGGTCCCGGAACTTGCCTCGCAATTGTCTGGAAAGCATCTTTGAGTGAAAGCTGACTATACAAGATCTCTGCCTCTAATATTTGCAACGCACTCTTCATTTGACGGATCTGTTTCGGTCTTTCGTTTAGCCTCTTGCTGATTTGGAAACCTGCCCATGTAGTTGCGGCAATAAAAATCAATGCACCAATCCATTTCATTATTTAAACACCCCGGTTTTCATTGGGATAGTCTCTCCATTCTGTGTACAAATTCGTCGG is a genomic window containing:
- the spoIIIAB gene encoding stage III sporulation protein SpoIIIAB, whose translation is MKWIGALIFIAATTWAGFQISKRLNERPKQIRQMKSALQILEAEILYSQLSLKDAFQTIARQVPGPVGNFFDQSGASLEGKNPDLHSDWNYCLNELLYVSSLGGNEGEILKQFGQTLGQHDFDQQQKYIQLTIKHLDRELEEARENQHRYSKMAKSLGLLCGLFIVILLI